The Rhodococcus sp. X156 genome window below encodes:
- a CDS encoding (Fe-S)-binding protein — protein MRIALFATCLADALFPEAAKATVLLLERLGHQVVFPPEQTCCGQMHANTGYLTEALPLVRHHAQVFADCDVVVAPSGSCVSSVRHQHAMIARRTGDDALAERATAVAARTYELSELLVDVLGVTDVGAHYPHRVTYHPTCHSLRLLRVGDKPLQLLRAVGGIDLVELPQADVCCGFGGTFALKNAATSTAMLADKMATVLSTGAEVCTAGDSSCLMHIGGGLSRLQAGVRTVHLAEILASTETGR, from the coding sequence GTGCGCATCGCGTTGTTCGCCACCTGCCTGGCCGACGCCCTCTTTCCCGAGGCAGCCAAGGCCACGGTGCTGCTGCTCGAGCGGCTGGGCCACCAGGTGGTCTTCCCGCCGGAGCAGACCTGCTGCGGCCAGATGCACGCCAACACCGGCTACCTCACCGAGGCGCTGCCGCTGGTGCGCCACCACGCGCAGGTGTTCGCCGACTGCGACGTGGTGGTCGCCCCGTCCGGATCCTGCGTCAGCTCGGTGCGCCACCAGCACGCCATGATCGCGCGCCGCACCGGTGACGACGCCCTCGCCGAGCGCGCCACCGCCGTGGCCGCCCGCACCTACGAGCTCTCCGAGCTGCTGGTGGACGTCCTCGGGGTGACCGACGTGGGCGCGCACTACCCGCACCGCGTCACCTACCACCCCACCTGCCACTCGCTGCGGCTGCTGCGGGTGGGCGACAAGCCGCTGCAGCTGCTGCGCGCGGTCGGCGGCATCGACCTGGTGGAGCTGCCCCAGGCCGACGTCTGCTGCGGCTTCGGCGGCACGTTCGCGCTGAAGAACGCCGCCACCTCCACCGCGATGCTCGCCGACAAGATGGCCACCGTGCTCAGCACCGGCGCCGAGGTCTGCACCGCCGGCGACTCCTCCTGCCTGATGCACATCGGCGGCGGGTTGAGCCGCCTCCAGGCCGGCGTGCGCACGGTCCACCTGGCCGAGATCCTGGCGTCCACGGAGACGGGCCGATGA
- a CDS encoding ABC transporter permease, with amino-acid sequence MSSTLRTVGLVARREYTSRASSKAFLISNAVMLVLLVVGIVVASLVGGSSDATKVGLVGTAEQLAAPLQQAGTSLGEDLETSVLPDAEQARAQVRDGDLEAVVLPSDSGGYVAVVDKELSPELQAAISATVRQQAVDTVLRANDVDPAVLAQAVQQAGPTVEALNPPDPASAQRTALAYLAVLSMFFLLLMFGLYVAMGVVEEKSSRVVEVLLATIKPLHLLWGKVIGIGAIGLTQLVGIGAVALVAGVATDLVTVTGTAVAVFASVLVWFILGYTLFAVLYAAAGSLVSRQEDVNSVVTPITSVIIAMYVLAQVTLGEPDGTLAAVMSWIPPFSAMLMPMRIAAGVSSPGQVIGSALLMLAVTVALSLLAARIYERSVLRSGSRVSLREALRS; translated from the coding sequence ATGAGCTCCACCTTGCGCACCGTGGGCCTGGTGGCCCGCCGCGAGTACACCAGCCGGGCCAGCTCCAAGGCGTTCCTGATCAGCAACGCCGTCATGCTGGTGCTGCTGGTCGTCGGCATCGTGGTGGCCTCGCTGGTGGGCGGAAGCTCCGACGCCACCAAGGTGGGCCTGGTCGGCACGGCGGAGCAGCTGGCCGCCCCGCTGCAGCAGGCCGGCACCAGCCTGGGTGAGGACCTGGAGACCTCGGTGCTGCCGGACGCCGAGCAGGCCCGCGCCCAGGTGCGCGACGGCGACCTGGAGGCGGTGGTGCTGCCCAGCGACAGCGGTGGCTACGTGGCGGTGGTGGACAAGGAGCTCTCCCCCGAGCTGCAGGCGGCCATCAGCGCCACCGTCCGCCAGCAGGCGGTGGACACCGTGCTGCGGGCCAACGACGTGGACCCGGCCGTGCTCGCCCAGGCGGTCCAGCAGGCCGGGCCCACGGTGGAGGCCCTGAACCCGCCCGACCCGGCCAGCGCCCAACGCACCGCCCTCGCCTACCTGGCGGTGCTGTCCATGTTCTTCCTGCTGCTGATGTTCGGCCTGTACGTGGCGATGGGCGTGGTGGAGGAGAAGTCCAGCCGCGTGGTGGAGGTGCTGCTGGCCACGATCAAGCCGCTGCACCTGCTGTGGGGCAAGGTCATCGGCATCGGCGCGATCGGGCTCACCCAGCTGGTGGGCATCGGGGCGGTCGCCCTGGTCGCCGGGGTGGCCACCGACCTGGTCACCGTCACCGGCACGGCGGTCGCGGTCTTCGCCTCGGTGCTGGTCTGGTTCATCCTGGGCTACACCCTCTTCGCGGTGCTCTACGCCGCGGCCGGCTCGCTGGTGTCGCGGCAGGAGGACGTCAACTCCGTCGTCACCCCCATCACCTCCGTCATCATCGCGATGTACGTGCTGGCGCAGGTCACCCTGGGCGAGCCGGACGGCACCCTGGCTGCGGTGATGTCCTGGATCCCACCGTTCTCGGCCATGCTGATGCCGATGCGCATCGCCGCGGGGGTCAGCAGCCCCGGACAGGTCATCGGCTCCGCCCTGCTGATGCTCGCCGTCACCGTGGCGCTGTCGCTGCTCGCCGCCCGCATCTACGAGCGGTCGGTGCTGCGCAGCGGCAGCCGGGTCAGCCTGCGCGAGGCGCTGCGCTCCTGA
- a CDS encoding ATP-binding cassette domain-containing protein — protein MSQLQIEGLHKRFGTTVALQDMTFDVRPGELFGFVGSNGAGKTTTMRIALGVLSADAGQVRLGGRPIDLALRRRIGYMPEERGLYPKMKVGAQLSYLAQLHGLSAADAADAVTRWTTRLGIDGRLQDTVDSLSLGNQQRVQLAAALVHDPELLVLDEPFSGLDPVAVDVMSTVLAEKAEQGVPVVFSSHQLELVERLCDRVGIVARGRMQACGTVDELRAGGSTQLVVHAPQAPPGWADALPGVSAADQHDDRTVLTLDAGADDQAVLAAALRTGPVHEFSRRQQPLAELFREAVAA, from the coding sequence ATGAGCCAGCTGCAGATCGAGGGCTTGCACAAGCGCTTCGGCACCACGGTTGCGCTGCAGGACATGACCTTCGACGTCCGGCCCGGGGAGCTGTTCGGCTTCGTGGGCAGCAACGGGGCCGGCAAGACCACCACCATGCGCATCGCGTTGGGGGTGCTCTCGGCCGACGCCGGGCAGGTGCGCCTGGGCGGGCGCCCCATCGACCTGGCCCTGCGTCGGCGCATCGGGTACATGCCCGAGGAGCGCGGGCTCTACCCCAAGATGAAGGTGGGCGCGCAGCTGTCCTACCTGGCCCAGCTGCACGGGCTGTCCGCCGCCGACGCCGCCGACGCGGTCACCCGGTGGACGACCCGGCTGGGCATCGACGGGCGCCTGCAGGACACGGTCGACTCCCTCAGCCTGGGCAACCAGCAGCGGGTGCAGCTGGCGGCGGCGCTGGTGCACGACCCCGAGCTGCTGGTGCTGGACGAGCCGTTCTCCGGCCTGGACCCGGTGGCGGTGGACGTGATGAGCACGGTGCTGGCCGAGAAGGCGGAGCAGGGCGTGCCGGTGGTGTTCTCCAGCCACCAGCTGGAGCTGGTGGAGCGGCTGTGCGACCGGGTGGGCATCGTGGCGCGTGGCCGGATGCAGGCCTGCGGCACCGTGGACGAGCTGCGCGCCGGTGGCAGCACGCAGCTGGTGGTGCACGCCCCCCAGGCGCCACCCGGCTGGGCCGACGCACTGCCCGGGGTGAGCGCGGCCGACCAGCACGACGACCGGACCGTCCTCACCCTGGACGCCGGCGCCGACGACCAGGCCGTGCTCGCCGCGGCCCTGCGCACCGGACCGGTGCACGAGTTCTCCCGCCGCCAGCAACCTTTGGCCGAGCTGTTCCGAGAGGCGGTCGCCGCATGA
- a CDS encoding NADP-dependent oxidoreductase has translation MANPVVSREIRLASRPTGWPTAENFTLAEVELPELAPDQVLVRNTLMSVDPYMRGRMDDRPSYVPPFQLGQPLDGGAIGEVVASTADAVPVGTTVLHSFGWREQVVLPAKRVQPVDTDAAPASSYLGALGMPGLTAYVGLTRIAAMQEGDVVFVSGAAGAVGSLVGQIAKRRGAARVIGSAGTAEKVRHLTEDLGYDAAFCYKDGPVLDQLRQAAPEGIDVYFDNVGGEHLDAAIESLNTFGRVAVCGLISQYNDPNPEPAVRTPWHLVAKRLSIRGFIVSDHNDLREAFLDEVAPWVRDGSLVSAETVVDGGVQAAPQAFLDLMRGANTGKMLVRF, from the coding sequence ATGGCTAACCCAGTTGTGTCCCGAGAGATCCGCCTCGCGTCCCGCCCCACCGGGTGGCCGACGGCGGAGAACTTCACCCTGGCCGAGGTCGAGCTGCCCGAGCTGGCGCCCGACCAGGTCCTGGTCCGCAACACCCTGATGAGCGTGGACCCCTACATGCGCGGCCGGATGGACGACCGCCCCTCCTACGTGCCGCCCTTCCAGCTCGGCCAGCCCCTCGACGGCGGCGCGATCGGTGAGGTGGTGGCCAGCACCGCCGACGCCGTCCCGGTCGGCACCACCGTGCTGCACAGCTTCGGCTGGCGCGAGCAGGTGGTGCTGCCGGCCAAGCGGGTGCAGCCGGTGGACACCGACGCCGCCCCCGCCAGCAGCTACCTCGGCGCCCTGGGCATGCCCGGCCTGACTGCCTACGTCGGCCTCACCCGCATCGCCGCGATGCAGGAGGGCGACGTGGTGTTCGTCTCCGGCGCGGCCGGTGCGGTCGGCTCGCTGGTGGGCCAGATCGCCAAGCGCCGCGGCGCCGCCCGGGTGATCGGCTCGGCGGGCACCGCCGAGAAGGTCCGCCACCTCACCGAGGACCTCGGCTACGACGCCGCCTTCTGCTACAAGGACGGCCCCGTCCTGGACCAGCTGCGCCAGGCCGCGCCCGAGGGCATCGACGTCTACTTCGACAACGTCGGCGGAGAGCACCTCGACGCCGCCATCGAGTCGCTGAACACCTTCGGCCGGGTCGCCGTGTGCGGGCTGATCTCCCAGTACAACGACCCGAACCCGGAGCCGGCGGTGCGCACCCCCTGGCACCTGGTGGCCAAGCGGCTCAGCATCCGGGGCTTCATCGTCAGCGACCACAACGACCTGCGCGAGGCGTTCCTGGACGAGGTGGCCCCCTGGGTCCGGGACGGCTCGCTGGTCTCCGCGGAGACCGTCGTCGACGGCGGCGTGCAGGCGGCTCCGCAGGCGTTCCTCGACCTGATGCGCGGGGCCAACACGGGCAAGATGCTGGTCCGCTTCTAG
- a CDS encoding EAL domain-containing protein, with translation MSTAAESLAHPVQVQTRDAWSFFGFAVATCVIYLLFPGDAVAAVCFGSAAAGSAIAIGIGVRRHKPRKRAAWKCVLLASLLFMIGGGLRTAERSTNAVPELLAAAFTIGGYVAVAAALTIFLRARNVHASSDTVLDTVLVGLGATLASWVLLIAPVTDHGSIINVTTAVVALYPILDSVLLALLVHLTFTTAPGDRTFGLLGTSLLAIFVGDLGYAVTTAGFLHLPDAVLDAPFLIAFGALGAGALHPSMKRISLPQPGFAYRGRRRVPGLVVALVLASVALAAVPAHHTLDQVVRAVLFGTLLLGVLARSERAVRRHATSEQAARHKSTHDDLTGLPNRVLLHSRVTRQLEANTGIGRLSLLFMDLDGFKFVNDSYGHSVGDELLVAAAERLLKVVRPEDVVARYGGDEFVVTAPLERAGAEGLADRILAVLSEPFVLSVGRVYVSASIGIARASPSAASADIEGLIREADAAMYHAKARGRGGYAFFDDSLRARARMQIETSTALRDALGRKEFEVFYQPIVSLTDRSVVGYEALLRWYHDGELRRPDHFIPIAEASNIIVSIGAWVLRTACEQLATWREQGHTTLHMAVNVSARQLRDYDLVHTVESALSDTGLPGTALWLELTETALVDDTDTALRTLQALQDLGVVLCVDDFGTGYSALGYLQRFPISVVKIDGAFVRALNEQLPESSIVGAIEKMSRALGMNTVAEGVETTLQEAQLRSLGCEMAQGWLFGYPLPAREIIRPQALPVSQLADLPEKDLVDAELDGRELDGRKLDVTAADR, from the coding sequence GTGAGCACGGCGGCAGAGTCCCTGGCCCATCCGGTCCAGGTGCAGACGCGTGACGCGTGGTCGTTCTTCGGCTTCGCCGTGGCCACCTGCGTGATCTACCTGTTGTTCCCCGGCGACGCCGTCGCGGCCGTCTGCTTCGGCTCGGCCGCGGCGGGGTCGGCCATCGCCATCGGCATCGGGGTGCGCCGGCACAAGCCGCGCAAGCGTGCTGCCTGGAAGTGCGTGCTGCTGGCCAGCCTGCTGTTCATGATCGGCGGGGGCCTGCGCACCGCCGAGCGCAGCACCAACGCGGTGCCCGAGCTGCTCGCCGCCGCCTTCACCATCGGCGGCTACGTGGCGGTGGCCGCGGCCCTCACCATCTTCCTGCGGGCCCGCAACGTGCACGCCAGCAGCGACACCGTGCTGGACACGGTGCTCGTGGGGCTGGGCGCCACCCTCGCCTCGTGGGTGCTGCTCATCGCCCCGGTCACCGACCACGGCAGCATCATCAACGTGACCACCGCGGTGGTGGCGCTCTACCCCATCCTCGACTCGGTGCTGCTGGCCCTGCTGGTGCACCTCACCTTCACCACCGCTCCCGGCGACCGCACCTTCGGGCTGCTGGGCACCTCGCTGCTCGCCATCTTCGTCGGCGACCTCGGCTACGCGGTCACCACGGCCGGCTTCCTCCACCTGCCCGACGCGGTGCTGGACGCCCCGTTCCTCATCGCCTTCGGCGCACTCGGGGCCGGCGCCCTGCACCCGTCGATGAAGCGGATCTCGCTGCCCCAGCCCGGCTTCGCCTACCGCGGCCGACGCCGGGTGCCCGGCCTGGTGGTGGCCCTGGTGCTGGCCTCGGTGGCCCTGGCGGCCGTGCCCGCCCACCACACCCTCGACCAGGTGGTTCGGGCCGTGCTCTTCGGCACGCTGCTGCTGGGCGTGCTGGCGCGCAGCGAGCGGGCGGTGCGCCGGCACGCCACCAGCGAGCAGGCCGCACGGCACAAGTCCACCCACGACGACCTCACCGGCCTGCCCAACCGGGTGCTGCTGCACTCGCGGGTCACCCGACAGCTGGAGGCCAACACCGGCATCGGCCGGCTGAGCCTGCTGTTCATGGACCTCGACGGCTTCAAGTTCGTCAACGACAGCTACGGCCACAGCGTCGGCGACGAGCTGCTGGTGGCCGCGGCCGAGCGGCTGCTCAAGGTGGTGCGCCCCGAGGATGTGGTGGCGCGCTACGGCGGCGACGAGTTCGTGGTGACCGCGCCGCTGGAGCGGGCCGGTGCGGAGGGGCTGGCCGACCGGATCCTGGCCGTGCTCAGCGAGCCGTTCGTGCTCAGCGTGGGCCGGGTCTACGTCTCGGCCAGCATCGGCATCGCCCGCGCCTCCCCCTCGGCGGCCTCCGCCGACATCGAGGGGCTCATCCGCGAGGCCGACGCCGCGATGTACCACGCCAAGGCCAGGGGCCGCGGTGGATACGCCTTCTTCGACGACAGCCTGCGCGCCCGCGCCCGGATGCAGATCGAAACCTCCACCGCTCTGCGTGACGCTCTGGGCCGCAAGGAGTTCGAGGTGTTCTACCAGCCCATCGTCAGCCTCACCGACCGCAGCGTGGTGGGCTACGAGGCACTGCTGCGCTGGTACCACGACGGCGAGCTGCGCCGGCCCGACCACTTCATCCCCATCGCCGAGGCCTCCAACATCATCGTGTCCATCGGCGCCTGGGTGCTGCGCACCGCGTGCGAGCAGCTGGCCACCTGGCGGGAGCAGGGCCACACCACCCTGCACATGGCCGTGAACGTCTCCGCTCGCCAGCTGCGCGACTACGACCTGGTGCACACGGTGGAGTCCGCGCTGTCGGACACCGGGCTGCCCGGCACCGCGCTGTGGCTGGAGCTCACCGAGACCGCACTGGTGGACGACACCGACACCGCGCTGCGCACCCTGCAGGCGCTGCAGGACCTGGGCGTCGTGCTCTGCGTGGACGACTTCGGCACCGGCTACTCCGCGCTGGGCTACCTGCAGCGCTTCCCCATCTCGGTGGTCAAGATCGACGGGGCGTTCGTCCGCGCGCTCAACGAGCAGCTGCCCGAGTCCAGCATCGTCGGCGCCATCGAGAAGATGTCCCGCGCACTGGGCATGAACACCGTCGCCGAGGGCGTGGAGACGACCTTGCAGGAGGCCCAGCTGCGCTCGCTGGGCTGCGAGATGGCACAGGGCTGGCTCTTCGGCTACCCGCTGCCCGCCCGGGAGATCATCCGCCCGCAGGCCCTGCCCGTCTCCCAGCTGGCCGACCTGCCCGAGAAGGACCTGGTGGACGCAGAGCTGGACGGCCGAGAGCTGGACGGCCGAAAGCTGGACGTCACCGCCGCCGACCGCTGA
- a CDS encoding pyruvoyl-dependent arginine decarboxylase: MTRSMDRTGHHRYADDVETSPAQPNRRDTAMAIQIATGVGTASTPLAAFDAALCEMGVGDYNLIRLSSVIPSGASVRHVDQVDQRARHGDGLYCVYAEEHATVPGASAAAGIGWVVKSDGSGSGLFVEHEGSSEREVATQIRASLKDMTAYRGGGYDAPQMCIETAVCVDKPVCVMVMAAYTGMWWDIR; this comes from the coding sequence ATGACCAGGTCCATGGACCGCACCGGTCACCACCGCTACGCCGACGACGTCGAGACCAGCCCGGCCCAGCCCAACCGCCGCGACACCGCGATGGCCATCCAGATCGCCACCGGAGTCGGGACCGCGTCCACGCCGCTGGCCGCCTTCGACGCCGCGCTGTGCGAGATGGGAGTGGGCGACTACAACCTCATCCGGCTGTCCTCGGTGATCCCCTCCGGCGCGAGCGTGCGCCACGTCGACCAGGTGGACCAGCGGGCCCGGCACGGCGACGGCCTGTACTGCGTGTACGCCGAGGAGCACGCCACCGTCCCCGGCGCCAGCGCCGCGGCCGGCATCGGCTGGGTGGTGAAGTCCGACGGCTCGGGCTCCGGGCTGTTCGTCGAGCACGAGGGCAGCAGCGAGCGCGAGGTGGCCACCCAGATCCGGGCCAGCCTCAAGGACATGACCGCCTACCGCGGCGGCGGCTACGACGCCCCGCAGATGTGCATCGAGACGGCGGTGTGCGTGGACAAGCCGGTCTGCGTGATGGTGATGGCCGCCTACACCGGCATGTGGTGGGACATCCGATGA